Below is a window of Verrucomicrobiales bacterium DNA.
ATCGGTCACGCTCTTCCAAGGGAAAAGTGGCGTTTCATTCCAAGTTTCGAGACGCACCTCCATTCCCGGCACCGGCGCGCCCTGCTGATCTTGCACCACGCCGGTGAGGACCACGGGCTTCGTCAAAGCGACCGAAACGCTCTCCGAACTGTCACCGATCGAGGTGCGCACGAGGTGAGGCGCGAACCCGGGGGCCTCGAGCAAGAGGCCGGACTCGGAAGGGATATCGATCGCGCTCACGACAAACTGACCACGCTCATCGGTTCGGCCCAGCGGCACCGCGGGAAGACGGCCTTGTTTGAGGGTTGAGACCAGCACCTGCGCCAACGGTTTGGCGCCGTCATCGTTCACGGTAAGTGTGAGCTGAGGAGCTGGCTCCAGCGTCGCCACCGCAGCCCGTTCGACCAAGGAAGCCCGAGACCATCGGTCCGTGGAGGCCGAAGCGCTGTCGATTCGAAAACGACGGGTCACGAAACCTGGATGAGTCACCTCGAAATCGACGCCTTCAGCCTCCGCCGGGAGCGAACTGAGAGTCCATTGTCCTTGGCTATCCGTCCGCACCGTCTCCAGATCGGCCCGCCCCCAACTGCGGCCTCGAAACGAGGTGAGCACATAGGCTGTCACGAAGGCGCCGGTGATCGGTTTACCTGCAGCGTCCCGGACCGTCCCGCCGACCTGAATGCCGGGGGACAACTCCGTGGTGATCGTCTCCGGAAAGGCACCCTCGACCGCGCGGCTCTGGGAAAGGATCACCGGGTCCTTGCCGGGGGCCCGCACCACCAGGTCGAAGGAAACAGTATGAGCGGGAGGATAATGAACGGTCCCTTCTCCAACGGCGTTCAAACGAACCTTATCGAGCAAAAAGCGAACCTCGCCATCGCTGATGCTGAGGAAGGCTTCGGCATTGGTGATCGGGGCGCCACCCAGTTTTTCCGTGACTTTCAGTCGCAAGGGCCGTCGCCAAGCGTCATCGGAAAGACTTGCCGCCCTTTTCTCGAGGGATGTCGGCTTTTTCTCAATCATCGACGGAGGACGCTCCCCCTCCCAAGCGGCCGCGACCACCAGAGGGGAGGCATCGCTGAACATGGATACGAACTGGATTCCACGCAGCGGTTCACCAGGTCTTGGATTGGGCAACCGAGTCAGGCAAATCGCAGAACCGCCCCCCGGCACACCAGCGCTCGACTCCGTCCAAACCACCCGAGAGTGCGGGTCGGCCAATGGCCTCGATTGGTTCAGGGGTCTGACGTGCACCCCCGCGGCGATACGAGTCAGGCGTGCCATGCCGTCGGCATACAGGAAAACCACCGCCATGACGGGTGTCCCTGCTCGAACTTCTCCGATCAGGCCGTGCAGGAGATGCAACGTGCCCAGTTTGCCGTCGTCGGCCAGCGGGAACACCTCCGATTGGGGCGGAACCCATTCGCCTTGGCGAGCGGCATCTAAGCCCAAAAGTTCGACGGCACCGCCCATCGCGAAAGTTACCCCTTCGAATGCTTGTCGGCCGGGAGACAAGCGCAGCAGCAGCCCTCGGCCGGCCGCGCTGGGCACGACTGGGTTCGGCATGGAGAGTCGCACCGGGTGGAAGCGCTCTCCTTCCTGCCGCTCGGCAGCGCCAGCCAGCGCCAAGCCTAGCCAGGTGATTCCCAGCTGAATGAGCAAACCCAGAGCCCGTCGGGTTCTGAGCCAACCACGGATTGTTTCCAGGGGCGGCATAGGCATCGCCTGCGAACGGACCATCCGGGGCGATGTGGGAATAGTATCAACTGGAGTTTTCCCATTTGCCAAGCAGCATCCTCCTTCTGCATTGTCGAAGGCACCAAGCCATCACGGGAAGCGTATGAATGCCAGGCAGCTCAACCGCGCCATCGGAAACTGTTCGCCTCCTGCCGAAACCAGGACTGCACGTCCTGGTCCACGGCGGCAAATGGTTGCCACGACTCCGCAAGTACCGGAGATTGCCACCTCTCTTTCTAAGGAAGCGAGCTCCTGGGCGTGGGTCTGGCTCCTCGCGTTGGGACTCTTGGCCACGGGGACTCGGTGCCTGGAAGCCCAGCCGGCCGACCCAGGTTCCCGCTTGCCAGAGGCACCCTCCGTTTCACCTCCGGGTGGAGTCTACGCCTCGAACGTTGTGGTTACGCTCGCGGCTCCGCGAACCGACCGCGACGTCGTGTTCACGCTAACTGGGCAGGACCCCGTGCTGCAATCACCTCGATGGAAAGGGGCACTCGTGCTGACGAACTCAGCCTGGTTGCGCTGGCGTGAAGTCCAGGGTGTCACCAACCTGGGACCGGTGCGGTCGGAGCATTACACCTTGCTCGATTCGGACCTGGTGGCTTTCACTTCCAATCTACCCTTGGCGATCATCGATACGCAGGGAACCGAGCTCAGCCGCGATCGAAAGGATCATGTAATGGTTCGATTCGTCGAAGCCGGCCCGTCCAGGACCACGCTGGTGAGCCCTGCGAATTTCGCCGGGCACGCCTTGGTCAACATTCGTGGGCGAGCGTCCCTTCGTTATCCGAAACGCAGCTATACCCTCAAGTTGATTGATGAATTCGGCGAAGATCGAGCGGCGAGTTTGATGGGGCTGCCCAAGGATGAGGATTTTATCCTCTACGCCCCCTACCCCGACAAGACGCTCATGCGGGATGTGCTGGCCTATGAACTTGGGAATGCCATGGGACATTGGGCGCCTCGAACCCGCTTTCTCGAGGTGTTCGTGACCGATGGCACCCGCCGCCTGTCCAGACAAGACTATGTCGGGGTCTATGTGCTTGAGGAGCGAATCAAACGGCACAAATCGCGCGTGAACATTGCTAAACTTACCCCGGCCGATGTTTCCGAGCCAGCGATCACCGGTGGCTATGTGTTCAAGAAGGATCATGTGGACCGTGGCTACTATGGTCCGCCAGATCTGCTCGGCGGAGGTATTTACCAGTCATCCAGCACCAATAAAACGGGCTTTCCCACGGCGCCGGGTGGCTTTCCGGCCGATCCGAAAGGCTTCCTGCCCACCTACCGCTCCAGCACCACCCGAAGCAAAGAATCGTCGGACAGTTCCATCTCCTCATCGAGTCGAAGGTCCCGGCAGGCGGCACCCCGTCCCCTGACCAATCTCCTGACCGGCCCGATTATTCAGGAACTCGAGGGAAGGGTTCGCTCCACGACTTACAACGAGGATGGCGAAGAGTTCATCGAACGGATGGAGGTGGGCTTCCAGACCAGTTTGCGCACAAACCAGTTTTACTGGGTGGAGCCGGAGGAGGATGAAGTGACTCCAGTTCAGCGGGATTGGCTCAAGCGCCACCTGGATCGATTCGAGAAGGCGCTGTATGATCCCGATTTCATAGATCCCCAGCGCGGCTATGCCGCGTTCATCGATCCGGGCTCGTTTATTGACTATCATCTACTCGTCGAGGTGACCAAGAACGTGGATGGCCACCGATTCAGCACCTTCTACACAAAGGACCGAGGCGGCAAGATCCGTCTGGAGCCCATGTGGGACTGGAATCTGAGTTTCGGCAACTGCAACGGAAAACAAGGATGGATTCCGGAATATTGGTTTTGGCCGCAGCTGAATGAGCAGGAATACACCTGGTTCCGACGGTTGTTTGAGGATCCCGACTTTGGTCAACGCTATGTGGATCGGTGGGGGGAGTTGCGAGAAACCCTGTTCGCCACTTCCCGCCTGATGAGTCGGATCGATGAGCTCGTCGCCACCCTCAACGAAGCGCAGGAGCGCAACTTCCAACAATGGCCCATCCTGGGTCAGGGAGTTAACCCTAATTTCTTCATCGGTGAGACCTACCAAGATGAGGTCGACTGGATGAAAGATTGGCTCACCAAGCGGCTGACCTGGATGGAGGCTCAGTTTGTCGCGCGTCCAAGCGTGAAGACGTCGAGTGAATCCGAAGGGCAGTTCCGACTCCAGGCTCGTCCGGATCAAGGGGAATTGTATTACACGTTGGATGGGCAAGACCCTCGAGCCGCCGGAGGTAAGCCTTTGGCGGGCGCACGAGTGGGTGCCTGTGATGCGAAGGTAGCACCCGGGGCCCAGTTTGTCGGAAGGGTGTTGCTGGATGGACGTTGGAGTCCGCCAACGCGGTGGGTCGCGCGCTGAAAGGGCGATCCTGTTTGTTGAGAGGGGTTCTCCTAAAGAGGAGGATGGATGGCCCGCGAAACACGAAAAACAGGTGCCAGCGCGTCGGAGGTGGGCACTGCTAGCTCTTCATGCGATGCCGGGCAGCCTCCAAGGTCTTCCGCTCGTCGGCGGTCAAACTTTGAAAGCCGTGGGTGGAGATCTTGTCGAGAATGGGGTCGATCTCCTTAGAGATGAAGTCCTGTCCTGAGGGGGTCGCCGAACGGGAGACGGGCGGGTCAACTTTTTCCAAAGCCCAGCCTGAAGTTCGGCTGCTTCCAGAGGACCTTCGCGGCTCGTTCTTGCGGGAGAACCAGCCGCTGAGCCAGCTTAGGTTGGGATAGCCATAGCGGATGATCGCCATTCCAGCCAACAGTCCTCCGAGATGTGCGGGATGGGCCATTCCGGCGTCAATCGGTACCAAGGTCAAAAAAAGGCTGAGGCCGAGGCTGATGTAGAGAACGATCCGGGCCTGAACCGGGACAAAATAGAGGATCACGGTGCCACTGGGCTCAAGCAAGCAGAAGGCCGCCAGAAACCCCATGGTGCCTGCGGAGGCGCCCACCACGGGGGAACTCCACCCCGGGATGATGAGGCTG
It encodes the following:
- a CDS encoding CotH kinase family protein, encoding MVATTPQVPEIATSLSKEASSWAWVWLLALGLLATGTRCLEAQPADPGSRLPEAPSVSPPGGVYASNVVVTLAAPRTDRDVVFTLTGQDPVLQSPRWKGALVLTNSAWLRWREVQGVTNLGPVRSEHYTLLDSDLVAFTSNLPLAIIDTQGTELSRDRKDHVMVRFVEAGPSRTTLVSPANFAGHALVNIRGRASLRYPKRSYTLKLIDEFGEDRAASLMGLPKDEDFILYAPYPDKTLMRDVLAYELGNAMGHWAPRTRFLEVFVTDGTRRLSRQDYVGVYVLEERIKRHKSRVNIAKLTPADVSEPAITGGYVFKKDHVDRGYYGPPDLLGGGIYQSSSTNKTGFPTAPGGFPADPKGFLPTYRSSTTRSKESSDSSISSSSRRSRQAAPRPLTNLLTGPIIQELEGRVRSTTYNEDGEEFIERMEVGFQTSLRTNQFYWVEPEEDEVTPVQRDWLKRHLDRFEKALYDPDFIDPQRGYAAFIDPGSFIDYHLLVEVTKNVDGHRFSTFYTKDRGGKIRLEPMWDWNLSFGNCNGKQGWIPEYWFWPQLNEQEYTWFRRLFEDPDFGQRYVDRWGELRETLFATSRLMSRIDELVATLNEAQERNFQQWPILGQGVNPNFFIGETYQDEVDWMKDWLTKRLTWMEAQFVARPSVKTSSESEGQFRLQARPDQGELYYTLDGQDPRAAGGKPLAGARVGACDAKVAPGAQFVGRVLLDGRWSPPTRWVAR
- a CDS encoding rhomboid family intramembrane serine protease; the protein is MREPSYGQGLSASAKLMIALGVIFVFQAIDQAYIRSGVQGWLALWPADVLGRGFIWQLVTFQLLHGGPIHLLFNLLGVWFFGRAVESIHGPVRMLQLFFLSGIAGGLLQILVSLIIPGWSSPVVGASAGTMGFLAAFCLLEPSGTVILYFVPVQARIVLYISLGLSLFLTLVPIDAGMAHPAHLGGLLAGMAIIRYGYPNLSWLSGWFSRKNEPRRSSGSSRTSGWALEKVDPPVSRSATPSGQDFISKEIDPILDKISTHGFQSLTADERKTLEAARHRMKS